Proteins encoded within one genomic window of Lampris incognitus isolate fLamInc1 chromosome 1, fLamInc1.hap2, whole genome shotgun sequence:
- the brd3b gene encoding bromodomain-containing protein 3b → MSDAPEVAPPTPPPLTNPPPPEVTNPTKPGRKTNQLQYMQNVVVKTLWKHQFAWPFYQPVDAIKLCLADYHKVIKNPMDMGTIKKRLENNYYWSASEAMQDFNTMFTNCYIYNKPTDDIVLMAQALEKIFLQKVAQMPQEEVALLPPAPKGKTKSKPPAPATTMSQQAQAESSASPPTSYPSPSPSQTPVISTTPTPVQTTPPVSAPQPSATMMPSAQPVVKKKGVKRKADTTTPTTSAISAGRADSPSGQDPKQAKLGSARRDSSTRPAKAKKEGEEGGEAGGAVGGGRKAGRLGEQLKHCDTILKEMLSKKHAAYAWPFYKPVDAEALELHDYHDIIKHPMDLSTVRKKMDNREYSDPQSFATDVRLMFSNCYKYNPPDHEVVAMARKLQDVFEMRFAKMPDEGSEASVPSTIPLVSKSTASSDSSNNSSSDESSDSEEERATRLAELQEQLKAVHEQLAVLSQAPRKGI, encoded by the exons ATGTCAGATGCCCCTGAGGTCGCGCCTCCCACTCCCCCACCCCTTACCAACCCTCCCCCTCCCGAGGTCACCAACCCCACCAAGCCTGGCAG GAAGACCAATCAGCTGCAGTACATGCAGAACGTGGTTGTTAAGACTTTGTGGAAGCATCAGTTTGCCTGGCCATTCTACCAACCGGTTGATGCCATCAAACTCTGCCTGGCT GATTACCATAAGGTGATAAAGAACCCCATGGACATGGGAACCATTAAAAAACGACTGGAAAACAATTACTACTGGAGCGCCAGTGAAGCCATGCAGGACTTCAACACCATGTTTACTAACTGTTACATCTATAacaag CCTACGGATGATATTGTCTTGATGGCCCAGGCCTTAGAGAAGATCTTCTTACAGAAGGTTGCCCAGATGCCCCAAGAGGAGGTGGCTTTGTTGCCCCCTGCTCCCAAAGGAAAGACCAAAAGCAAACCACCTGCCCCAGCTACCACAA TGAGCCAGCAGGCTCAAGCTGAATCTTCAGCCTCTCCCCCCACCTcctacccctccccctccccctcccagaCTCCCGTCATCTCGACCACACCCACTCCTGTCCAGACTACGCCCCCTGTGTCTGCTCCACAGCCCTCGGCAACCATGATGCCCTCTGCCCAGCCTGTCGTCAAG AAGAAGGGGGTTAAGAGGAAAGCAGACACCACCACTCCGACCACCTCAGCAATTTCGGCGGGTCGGGCCGACTCTCCGTCCGGTCAGGACCCTAAGCAGGCTAAGCTGGGCTCTGCCCGCCGTGACTCCTCCACACGACCCGCCAAGGCCAAGAAAGAGGGAGAAGAGGGGGGGGAGGCAGGGGGTGCTGTTGGGGGAGGTAGGAAGGCAGGGAGGCTCGGGGAGCAGCTGAAGCATTGTGACACCATCTTGAAGGAGATGCTGTCCAAGAAACATGCAGCATACGCCTGGCCGTTCTACAAACCTGTAGATGCCGAGGCACTGGAGCTCCACGACTATCACGACATCATCAAACATCCCATGGACCTTAGCACCGTTAGg AAAAAGATGGATAATCGTGAATACAGCGATCCTCAGAGTTTCGCAACTGACGTCAGGTTAATGTTCTCTAATTGTTACAAATACAATCCACCTGACCATGAGGTGGTTGCCATGGCCAGGAAACTCCAG GATGTATTTGAAATGCGTTTTGCCAAGATGCCAGATGAGGGTTCTGAGGCATCAGTACCGTCTACCATCCCACTGGTCAGTAAAAGCACTGCCTCCTCTGACAGTAGCAACAACTCTTCTTCCGATGAATCATCTGACTCAGAGGAGGAACGGGCCACACGATTGGCTGAGCTCCAGGAGCAG TTGAAGGCGGTCCATGAGCAGTTGGCCGTCCTCTCCCAGGCTCCA AGGAAAGGAATCTGA